The sequence below is a genomic window from Rhodanobacteraceae bacterium.
CTCGGCGCAACTGCGCGGCGCGCGATGAACTCCTTGTTGAAGCTGGACTTGGTCTGGAAACCGGCATCGAACATCACCTCGGTGATCGCTCTTGCGGCCAACGCTTCGTCGGCCAGTTGCCGCGCCGCATCCTCCACGCGGTAATCGTTGAGCAGGGTCCGGAATCCGCGGCGATGGATGCGATTGACCGCGGCCGACAGTTGTCGCGACGATACGCCGAGCTTTCTTGCCACATCATCCAAGCCGATTCCAAACTCGGCATAGCAGCGCGTGGTCTGGAACAACGTGTCGAGTCGATCGCAAAGTCGTCGATCTACATCCGAATCCTCGGCGGGAGCCGGCGCAGATGGCGTCGGGACCCGGGCGTCTCGCGCCGCATCGCGCAGACGCACCAACCATTCCGGGTCGCGCCATGCCACCACGAACAGCGCACTCACGCACAGCGCCGACATGACGAGCGCGACTGTCAGGCTGACGCTCCAGCCCAGCGGCGCGCCTTGCGCCAGATCCCAGCCGATCCAGACATCGCAGGCGGCCATGGCGATCAGAAAGCTCGCCGCCACCTGCCTCGCCAGCCGACGCCAGGCACTGCCTGGGTCGCGGCGATCACTGCTGAGGATCGCCAACGCATAAAGCAGTTCGATCAGGAGCAGCGCGGCGTCGATGCGCCAACCGGCGCCCGGCATCGCCACCAGCACAACCACGGACAGCAGCGGCAGCGCGTGGAGAGCATCGCGCACTTGCCAAGAGGGGGCATCGGGGCGGCTGCGGGCGAAGAACAGGTACAGCAGCACCGGCAGCGCCGAGCCGGTCGCCGCGCGCAGGCCGGCCGGGAGCAGTTCGGGTTGCAGCAATTGCACCAGCAGCAGCCCCGATTGCAGGGCGAAGGCCAGCAGGAAGGCGAGGGCCAGGCCGCGTCCCTGCGAGCGCGACAGCGCCAGATGCCCGGCCAGCATCGCCGCAAGGACGGCCACAAACGCCACCAGAAAGGTACTCAAACCCTGCAAATCACACCTCCAGGCTCCTCAAACGGGTTTCAGGTCGCGCGTGCCACCCGACCGCGGTCACCCTGCGCGCCCCGTCCCAGCCTACGAGTGTACCCATGCCCGCCCTGTTGCTTCGCGCCCTGTTCGGCCTGCTGCTGGCCGCCCCCTGGGCCTGCTCCGCCGACGAGCTGCTGATCCGCGACGTCACCCTGGTCTCGCCGGAACGTGATACGCCCCTGGCCGGCGCCCAGGTTCTGGTGCGCGACGGGCGCATCGCCGCAATCTCGACCACGCCGATCGAAGCCGACGCTGCCCGCAGCATCGACGGCCGCGGCCGCTACCTGGTCCCCGGCCTGATCGACAGCCACGTCCACCTGGACCATGCCACCGGCCTCAAGCGTCGCTACACGCCGGACTTCGACCGCCTGCGTGCCGGCTTCCTCAGGCAGCAACCGCGCAGCTTCCTGTACTTCGGCTACACCACCCTGGTCGAGAACAACGGCGACCCCGCAGTCGACCGCGATTTCGACGCGGCGCCCCTGCATCCACGTCGCGAACACTGCGGGGCCTTGCCGCTGTTCGACGACTTCCTCGCCACCGATTTCGACAGCCGCGAGGAATTTCTCGCCGCATACCCCAACTTCCTGCACGACCGCCACCGGGAACCCGGGCTGCCGGCTGGCATCGACCCGGCCGCGCACACGCCGGCCGCCACCGTGGCGCGGATCGCCGACAGCGGTGCGCGCTGCGTCAAGCTCTACTTCGAGGAAGCGCACTGGTGGCCGAACTCCGAACGGCCGTCGTTCAATCTGCCCTCGCTGGCCATCCTGCGCGAGGTGGTTGCCGCAGCGCATGCGCGCGGACTCAGCGTGCTGATGCACGGCAACACGCCGGCGGCGCACCGCATCGGCGTCGACGCCGGTATCGACGTGATGGCCCATGGCCTGTGGGATTGGCCCGGCGCGACCCTTGGCCACGACACGATTCCCGCCGAGGTGCTGGCGGTGGCCGACCGGGTGGCCGCCAGCAAGATGCGCGTGCAGCCAACCTGGATGGCGGCGGCGGGCATGGCTTCGCTGTTCGATCCCGCAAGCCTGTCCGATCCGCGATTGGCACGGGTGTTGCCCGCCGACTTTCTCGACTACCTGCGTGGCCCGGCGCAGCAGGCACGCGCCGATTACCTCGCACGCTTCGGCCCGGCGATTGCCGCCCAGCACGCCCGTGGCGAGGCCGCCAGCGACAGCGCGGCGCAGATCATGGCCACCTATCTGCAGCGTTACGCGCGCATCCTGCGGCGCCAGCATGGCGACGGCGCCAGGTTCCTGTTCGGCAGCGATACCGCGGTGGGCACGCCGGGCTGGGGCAATCCGCCGGGGCTTTCGGGCTATCGCGAGATGCAGGCCTGGGTCGCCGCTGGCATCGATCTGCGCACGTTGTTGCGTGCCGCCACGCTCGACAATGCCCGGGCTTTCGGGCTGGACGATGCGATCGGCAGCATCGAGGTCGGCAAGCGCGCCGACCTGCTGTTGCTGGGCGCAGATCCCCTGGCGAGTGTCGAGGCCTATGACCGCATCGAGCAGGTGATCCTCGGTGGCGTAGTGATCGAACGCGCCACGCTGGCCGCCGATGCGCCGGCGCCGGTCGGTGTGCAGACCCTGCAGGTACCCGCAAGTGGCGACGC
It includes:
- a CDS encoding AraC family transcriptional regulator, whose amino-acid sequence is MLQPELLPAGLRAATGSALPVLLYLFFARSRPDAPSWQVRDALHALPLLSVVVLVAMPGAGWRIDAALLLIELLYALAILSSDRRDPGSAWRRLARQVAASFLIAMAACDVWIGWDLAQGAPLGWSVSLTVALVMSALCVSALFVVAWRDPEWLVRLRDAARDARVPTPSAPAPAEDSDVDRRLCDRLDTLFQTTRCYAEFGIGLDDVARKLGVSSRQLSAAVNRIHRRGFRTLLNDYRVEDAARQLADEALAARAITEVMFDAGFQTKSSFNKEFIARRAVAPSQYRRNLGGSGTDAPSGSA
- a CDS encoding amidohydrolase family protein; this translates as MPALLLRALFGLLLAAPWACSADELLIRDVTLVSPERDTPLAGAQVLVRDGRIAAISTTPIEADAARSIDGRGRYLVPGLIDSHVHLDHATGLKRRYTPDFDRLRAGFLRQQPRSFLYFGYTTLVENNGDPAVDRDFDAAPLHPRREHCGALPLFDDFLATDFDSREEFLAAYPNFLHDRHREPGLPAGIDPAAHTPAATVARIADSGARCVKLYFEEAHWWPNSERPSFNLPSLAILREVVAAAHARGLSVLMHGNTPAAHRIGVDAGIDVMAHGLWDWPGATLGHDTIPAEVLAVADRVAASKMRVQPTWMAAAGMASLFDPASLSDPRLARVLPADFLDYLRGPAQQARADYLARFGPAIAAQHARGEAASDSAAQIMATYLQRYARILRRQHGDGARFLFGSDTAVGTPGWGNPPGLSGYREMQAWVAAGIDLRTLLRAATLDNARAFGLDDAIGSIEVGKRADLLLLGADPLASVEAYDRIEQVILGGVVIERATLAADAPAPVGVQTLQVPASGDAPGFTATLWYPAQPGVETLFGTSRIRAGYLAVDSGVPALAAAAPLIVLTHGTGGSAQSLGWLATGLARKGALVVAADHPASSGGDPERASMMQVWTQPADVRHLLDTLLTSRPAAPGARRAAPATCPSAAAAWVCRQTGGH